ATATCTTTTTCGAGCTTTTTAAACCTTTTGTCCCACTATCTCTACTGCTCTTTGATGCAATTGCGCATCGAGCACACTGACGTTCTCGAGCTTCTGGGAAATGATTCCCGGAAGGTCTACTCGGAGAGCGAATATCGGTCTAACTAACGAGAGACGACCATGACTAAATTCGCATCTGCAAAAAGAAAATCGCACCGCGTCAGAGACGAAGCCGTTCTCGAACGAGTGCAGCGAGCCACGTTTCAGTGGTTCGTCGATTGCCAGAATCATGACACGGGTCTGATCTGGGATCGCAGCCGTCCGGGATGCCCTGCCACCATTGCTGGTGTTGGCTTCGCCTTGACGGTATATCCGGTGGCGGTCCGTCGCGGTTGGATCAACCGCGATAACGCTGTTGCATATGCCGTCAAAGTTTTGCGCGTTCTTGCCAATGCTCCTCAGGGCGAAGGTAAGAGCGGCTACAGCGGTCATCGCGGCTTCTTCTATCACTTCCTCGACCCAGCTACAGGTTTGCGGGCTACGGCTCCGCAGTTCTGGGATTCCGAGCTTTCCACCATCGACACGGCATTGCTCATGGCTGGTGTGAGCTTTGCTCGTACTTACTTCAGCAAGCGAAACGGTCTCGAGAAGGAGATTCGCAGCCTCTGCACGGCGCTTCTCGAACGCGTCGAATGGTCCTGGATGATTCGGGCGGACAAGAAGATCCACCACGGCTGGACGCCGGAGAACGGCATCATCCCCCACGTTTACGGCGGCTACAGCGAGGCGCTCCTGCTCTACTTGCAAGCGCTGGCGCCGAAGAACCACCCCGCACCGGCGGAGTGCTGGACTTCTTTGCTGGACGGCGTGAAGGCTGAAAGCTTCGGCGGCAAGCCCTACATTGCCATGCCGGGCACGCCTCTGTTTTGCTATCAGTATCCGCATTGCTGGATTGATTTCCGGGGCATCGCCGATGATACCAATCGTCGGCTCGGCTTCGATTACTTCCAGAACAGCGTTCGGGCTACGAAAGCTCAGTATCGTTACAGCGTGGACAATCCAAACGGGTGGCGCGGCTACGATGAGCTCGACTGGGGGCTGACCGCCTGCGACGGTCCGGGCAACGAAACCAAAGTTGTCGACAATCGCGAGCGCACATTTCGCGGCTACAGCGAGCGTGGTTGCCCGCGGGGCTTCGATGACGGGACGCTGGCGCCGACGGCTGCAATCAGTTCGATCGTCTACACGCCGAGGCGATCGCTGCGCACCATGCGATTCTGGCTCAAGCATCGTCCCGAGATCTTCTCGGAAATGACCGGATTTGCTGATGCGTTCAACCCGACGTTTGATACGTCCAGATCGTCTGGCTGGGTCGGTTCGGACCGCGTCGCCATCGACCAGGGACCGATCATCCTGATGATCGAGAACTACCGCAGCGGCTTCGTCTGGGAGGTGATGCGCAAGGATCGCTCTCTGCGGCGGGCGCTGCGACGTGCAGGGTTCAAGGGCGGCTGGCTCGAGAAGTGAGCCGCCTGACGAGAAATTGAAGCTACGAAAGTCGTGCCCGATTGCGGGCGGCTGGCTGGAACAGTAAGGAGACCAGCATGACAAAAACAAGCTATGAAAAGTCGCGCCGGTGGAATGGCGCGCATAGCCCGGTGCCGGTGCGCAAGTTTGGCTTCGCGCCTGGTTTCGTATACGGTGCATCAACATCGGCTTACCAGATTGAAGGAGGCGTCGGCCCGGAGACTGGTCGCGGACCTTCGATCTGGGAGAAATATTTCGCCGATCGCCCGCACCTCGACAACGGCGATGTTTCCTGCGATCACTACAATCGCATGGAAGACGACGTGCGCATGATGAAGCGGATGGGTCTGAAAGCCTAT
This Candidatus Melainabacteria bacterium DNA region includes the following protein-coding sequences:
- a CDS encoding Tat pathway signal protein is translated as MTKFASAKRKSHRVRDEAVLERVQRATFQWFVDCQNHDTGLIWDRSRPGCPATIAGVGFALTVYPVAVRRGWINRDNAVAYAVKVLRVLANAPQGEGKSGYSGHRGFFYHFLDPATGLRATAPQFWDSELSTIDTALLMAGVSFARTYFSKRNGLEKEIRSLCTALLERVEWSWMIRADKKIHHGWTPENGIIPHVYGGYSEALLLYLQALAPKNHPAPAECWTSLLDGVKAESFGGKPYIAMPGTPLFCYQYPHCWIDFRGIADDTNRRLGFDYFQNSVRATKAQYRYSVDNPNGWRGYDELDWGLTACDGPGNETKVVDNRERTFRGYSERGCPRGFDDGTLAPTAAISSIVYTPRRSLRTMRFWLKHRPEIFSEMTGFADAFNPTFDTSRSSGWVGSDRVAIDQGPIILMIENYRSGFVWEVMRKDRSLRRALRRAGFKGGWLEK